Proteins encoded within one genomic window of Deltaproteobacteria bacterium HGW-Deltaproteobacteria-2:
- a CDS encoding phosphatidylserine decarboxylase family protein, translated as MKHDSVIARGGYPFIILSLVTTIFIAFFGIGWLTILFAFITFFIIWFFRNPDRYFQDEEKVLISPADGKIIKIEDVEVDGTISGKFKKISIFMNVFNVHVNRAPYSGEIEAINYHEGKFFSANLDKASLDNERNEIMIRTEDGRSLWMVQIAGLIARRIVCWVNVGTIVKKGERVGLIRFGSRVDVYLPDDSRILVKLKDKVKAGETVLGYLS; from the coding sequence ATGAAACATGATAGTGTAATTGCTCGCGGTGGCTATCCTTTTATCATTCTGTCGTTGGTAACTACCATATTTATTGCATTTTTTGGTATTGGCTGGCTGACAATTTTATTCGCATTTATCACATTTTTTATTATCTGGTTTTTCCGCAATCCGGATAGATATTTTCAGGACGAGGAAAAAGTATTAATTTCTCCTGCCGATGGTAAAATAATAAAAATAGAAGATGTCGAAGTAGATGGAACTATTTCGGGAAAATTTAAAAAAATCAGTATTTTCATGAATGTTTTTAATGTTCATGTCAATCGTGCTCCCTATTCAGGCGAAATAGAAGCTATTAATTACCATGAAGGCAAATTCTTTTCTGCTAATTTAGATAAGGCTTCGCTTGATAATGAACGTAATGAAATTATGATTCGTACTGAAGACGGACGTTCTTTATGGATGGTACAGATAGCAGGTCTTATTGCCCGTCGTATTGTCTGCTGGGTCAACGTAGGTACAATTGTTAAAAAAGGCGAGCGAGTAGGATTAATTCGTTTTGGTTCACGGGTTGATGTCTATTTGCCCGATGATTCTCGCATTTTAGTAAAATTGAAAGATAAAGTTAAAGCAGGCGAAACAGTATTAGGGTATTTGTCATGA
- a CDS encoding 4-hydroxy-3-methylbut-2-en-1-yl diphosphate synthase — protein MKRKRTKKINLDHIEIGGDAPVVVQSMTNTDTRDVQATVAQIKSLERAGCEVVRVALPDKEAVEALPHIKKRIKIPLIADIHFDYRLAVSAMKNGVAGIRINPGNIAPDKIRQIIEVAKERETVIRIGINSGSLQKDLLLKYGGATAEALVESSLRNIDLFEHQGFKKIKLSLKSSDVPTMIEAYRAISARTDYPLHLGVTEAGSLANAAIKSALGIGTLLYEGIGDTIRVSVTGNPVSEIPVAYGILRALNIRRIGPDIVSCPTCGRCEIDLLNLTDKIEKALAGKKDYLKVALMGCVVNGPGESADADIGIAGGRGQGILFKKGKAVKKVKEQDFFKVLLEEINLMIKERKN, from the coding sequence ATCAAGAGAAAAAGAACAAAGAAAATAAATCTTGATCATATAGAAATAGGTGGAGATGCGCCGGTTGTTGTACAATCGATGACCAATACGGATACACGCGATGTCCAAGCTACTGTCGCGCAGATTAAATCTCTGGAGAGAGCCGGATGTGAAGTTGTCCGCGTTGCCTTGCCTGATAAAGAAGCTGTGGAAGCTCTGCCGCATATAAAAAAGAGAATAAAAATACCTCTGATAGCGGATATTCATTTTGATTACCGGCTGGCTGTAAGTGCCATGAAAAACGGGGTAGCCGGCATCAGGATCAACCCCGGCAATATCGCTCCTGATAAAATCCGCCAGATCATCGAAGTTGCCAAAGAACGGGAAACAGTAATTCGTATTGGTATTAATTCCGGTTCTCTGCAAAAAGATTTATTGCTGAAATACGGAGGCGCAACGGCGGAAGCCCTTGTCGAAAGCTCTTTACGGAATATCGATCTTTTTGAGCATCAGGGCTTTAAAAAAATAAAATTATCCCTGAAATCATCGGATGTTCCCACCATGATAGAGGCTTATCGCGCAATTTCCGCCAGGACCGACTATCCTCTGCATTTGGGAGTGACTGAAGCCGGCTCATTGGCTAATGCCGCGATAAAATCGGCGCTGGGAATCGGAACGCTTCTTTATGAAGGCATCGGCGATACAATCAGGGTTTCTGTTACCGGCAACCCGGTTTCGGAGATTCCCGTTGCCTATGGCATTTTGCGGGCTTTGAACATCAGGAGGATCGGGCCGGATATCGTTTCCTGTCCGACTTGCGGGCGTTGTGAAATTGATCTTTTAAATTTGACAGATAAGATTGAAAAAGCACTTGCCGGCAAAAAAGATTATTTGAAAGTAGCTTTAATGGGCTGTGTTGTAAACGGGCCGGGTGAATCTGCCGATGCAGATATCGGTATTGCCGGAGGCAGAGGGCAGGGGATTCTTTTTAAAAAAGGAAAAGCCGTAAAAAAAGTTAAAGAACAGGACTTTTTTAAAGTATTACTGGAAGAAATAAATTTGATGATTAAGGAAAGGAAGAATTAA
- the pssA gene encoding CDP-diacylglycerol--serine O-phosphatidyltransferase gives MKKGIYILPNLFTSASLFCGFYSIIASFKEHFVPASIAILFSVVFDGLDGRIARLTNTTSKFGAEYDSLADVIAFGVAPSLLAYCWAMSIYGKWGWIVAFLFVLCGALRLARYNIQIGIIESSVFNGLPIPAAASVVATTVIFFSSDYIGVEGKFHNIFIIIFVIILSLLMVSSIKYYSFKDMKLLVRKPFTIFFWLVVLSIIIVAEPELMFFVLLLGYALSGPIWWVVKFFRKNKEKKSNIQ, from the coding sequence ATGAAAAAAGGGATTTATATACTGCCGAATCTTTTCACCTCGGCCAGTCTATTTTGTGGATTTTATTCTATTATTGCTTCTTTTAAAGAGCATTTCGTGCCGGCGTCTATTGCTATTTTATTTTCCGTTGTTTTTGATGGTTTAGATGGCCGGATTGCCCGCCTTACCAATACAACTTCAAAATTCGGTGCCGAATATGATTCCCTGGCCGACGTGATAGCTTTTGGTGTCGCACCGTCTCTTTTAGCTTATTGTTGGGCCATGTCTATTTACGGCAAATGGGGATGGATTGTCGCCTTTCTGTTTGTTCTCTGTGGCGCTCTGAGATTAGCCCGATATAACATCCAAATCGGTATAATTGAAAGCAGCGTATTTAACGGCCTGCCCATTCCGGCGGCGGCTTCGGTTGTGGCCACCACCGTAATTTTCTTCAGTAGCGATTATATCGGAGTGGAAGGGAAATTCCATAATATTTTTATAATTATATTTGTAATTATCTTGTCGCTATTGATGGTCAGCAGTATCAAATATTACAGCTTCAAAGATATGAAGCTCCTTGTGCGGAAACCATTCACAATTTTTTTCTGGTTGGTCGTTTTATCAATTATCATAGTAGCGGAGCCGGAATTGATGTTTTTTGTGTTGTTATTAGGATATGCCCTTTCCGGTCCCATTTGGTGGGTAGTGAAGTTTTTCAGAAAAAATAAAGAAAAGAAAAGTAATATCCAGTAA
- a CDS encoding amidophosphoribosyltransferase — protein sequence MGGIFGIVSSENCVQTLFYGTDYHSHLGTESGGMAVWGPKGFYKTVHSISQAQFKSRFVEDYKKMEGCYGIGAIDDETPQPLVFHSKFGVYAVAASGLITNKAKLVNELLNEGASFGEMAGGGVSNAEIVASLINRGNNIVEGIASMRGVIEGSICALILTTEGIYAARDKYGRFPLSVGINKSQKDKKSYVVATEASSFENLGYELIKFLGPGEIVLLTPDGVKLMKPEGTEKKICAFLWIYTGYPSSAYEGIRVEGARERCGIYLAKRDNVQADLVSGIPDSGVGHAIGYAMGSGLPYRRVLVKYTPGYGRSYTPPAQEIRDLVATMKLCAVREVIKGNRIVVCDDSIVRGTQLKNLTVKKLWDNGAKEIHIRPACPPLMFPCIYASSTRTTAELAGRKAIRALEGKEIENPEEYLDTKSTKHAQMIDWIRRDLNITSLKYLAIEDMIAAIGLPADQLCLHCWLGR from the coding sequence ATGGGTGGCATTTTTGGAATTGTATCATCGGAAAATTGTGTCCAGACGCTTTTTTACGGAACCGATTACCATTCGCATTTAGGAACTGAAAGTGGCGGTATGGCGGTATGGGGACCAAAAGGTTTTTACAAAACCGTTCACAGTATATCTCAGGCTCAGTTTAAATCCCGATTCGTTGAAGACTACAAAAAAATGGAAGGGTGTTATGGTATTGGAGCGATTGATGATGAAACGCCCCAGCCATTAGTTTTTCATTCAAAATTTGGTGTTTATGCTGTCGCGGCATCCGGGCTGATAACTAATAAGGCTAAACTGGTAAATGAACTTCTTAATGAGGGCGCTTCATTTGGAGAAATGGCCGGTGGCGGCGTAAGTAACGCAGAAATTGTGGCTTCCCTTATTAACCGCGGGAATAATATTGTGGAAGGTATTGCCTCCATGCGCGGTGTAATTGAGGGTTCTATTTGCGCGCTGATATTGACTACGGAAGGAATATACGCAGCCCGGGATAAATATGGACGTTTTCCTTTATCCGTTGGTATAAATAAAAGCCAGAAAGATAAAAAATCTTATGTTGTGGCTACCGAAGCGAGCTCTTTTGAAAATCTTGGCTATGAGTTAATAAAATTTCTGGGACCGGGCGAAATAGTGCTGTTAACGCCGGACGGCGTAAAATTAATGAAGCCTGAAGGCACTGAAAAGAAAATTTGTGCATTTTTGTGGATATATACCGGTTATCCGTCATCCGCTTACGAAGGTATCAGAGTCGAGGGGGCGAGAGAAAGATGCGGCATCTACCTGGCAAAACGTGATAATGTTCAGGCGGACCTTGTTTCCGGTATTCCTGATTCCGGTGTTGGTCATGCCATAGGTTATGCTATGGGATCGGGCCTGCCCTATAGAAGGGTGCTGGTAAAATATACACCCGGTTACGGTCGTAGTTATACGCCGCCTGCACAGGAAATAAGAGACCTTGTTGCCACAATGAAGCTGTGCGCGGTGCGTGAAGTGATTAAAGGCAATCGCATAGTTGTTTGCGACGATTCCATCGTTCGCGGCACGCAGTTGAAAAACTTAACCGTCAAGAAATTGTGGGACAACGGCGCTAAAGAAATTCATATTCGACCTGCTTGTCCACCTTTAATGTTTCCCTGTATTTACGCGTCTTCTACAAGAACAACGGCGGAGTTGGCCGGCCGTAAAGCAATTCGCGCGCTGGAAGGAAAAGAAATCGAAAATCCGGAGGAGTATCTGGATACCAAATCGACCAAACATGCCCAAATGATTGATTGGATTCGTCGTGACTTGAACATTACTTCACTGAAATATCTGGCGATTGAGGATATGATTGCAGCGATAGGACTTCCGGCAGACCAGTTATGTTTGCATTGTTGGTTGGGCAGATAA
- a CDS encoding pantetheine-phosphate adenylyltransferase, with protein MTQENDAKRAAIYPGSFDPITNGHVDLIKRGLNIFDEIIILIAYNPNKTYLFSVEERMEMIREVFNGTKGVRVDCYAGLLVDYLKLSGTGIILRGMRALSDFEYEFQMALMNRRQTRKIETVFLMSGFKWFYTSSRLIKEVVSLGGSVKGLVPDNVNQKLIEKFYTKKSKE; from the coding sequence ATGACACAAGAAAACGATGCGAAGAGAGCTGCAATATACCCGGGTTCATTTGATCCCATTACTAATGGCCATGTGGATCTTATCAAAAGAGGACTGAATATTTTTGATGAAATCATCATTCTCATTGCTTACAATCCCAACAAAACTTATCTGTTCTCAGTTGAAGAAAGAATGGAAATGATTCGGGAAGTATTCAACGGAACTAAAGGTGTCCGGGTAGATTGCTATGCTGGATTGCTTGTCGATTATTTGAAACTTTCCGGTACCGGTATAATATTGCGCGGAATGCGCGCTCTTTCTGATTTTGAATATGAATTTCAGATGGCACTGATGAACCGTCGGCAAACAAGAAAAATCGAAACTGTTTTTCTAATGAGCGGGTTCAAATGGTTTTACACAAGTTCCAGGTTAATCAAAGAAGTGGTGAGTTTAGGAGGTTCGGTAAAAGGTCTGGTACCGGACAATGTTAATCAAAAGCTAATAGAGAAATTCTATACTAAAAAGAGTAAGGAGTAG
- a CDS encoding proline--tRNA ligase, giving the protein MRYSEMFLPTGREVPSDAEVISQQLMIRAGMIRKLTSGIYSYLPLGYRVIRKLEQIIREEMNKAGAQEVHMPMVQPTELWQESGRWEHYGKELLRFRDRHDHEYCLGPTHEEVITSLVRNDIKTYRQLPRNLYQIQTKFRDEVRPRFGVMRCREFGMKDAYSFDVDEEGAEKSYDKMFVAYNNIFRRCGLKFRPVEADSGSIGGKYSHEFMVMAESGEDAMVFCEKCSYAANLEKAEVPCPEKKEIYEDDWLSLEEVNTPNVRTIEEVSDFLNVKPQDIVKTLIFNADGQQYAVLIRGDHEVNEIKVKNYIGANEVELASDEIIMKATGAPRGFAGPVNIKIPVLLDYSVIDMVNFVTGANKEDYHYRNVNIGRDFQVQAFADFRVVTEQDKCPRCGGDIKFARGIEVGHVFKLGTKYSKAMKAGFLDKDGQEKIMIMGCYGIGIGRTVAAGIEQNHDENGIIWPMPLAPYQVIITPVNVNEEDVMEAAGNLYKSMLAGNIEVIFDDRDERAGVKFKDADLIGIPLRVVVGRKNLAQGNVELKIRKTGENKLYPLQEIVQQVKQIIAQELQYSE; this is encoded by the coding sequence ATGCGTTATTCAGAGATGTTTTTGCCGACCGGCAGGGAAGTGCCGTCAGATGCTGAAGTTATAAGCCAGCAACTGATGATCAGAGCCGGCATGATCAGAAAATTGACCAGCGGCATATATTCATACCTGCCGCTAGGTTACCGGGTTATTCGCAAACTGGAACAAATTATCCGGGAGGAAATGAACAAAGCCGGAGCGCAGGAAGTTCATATGCCCATGGTTCAACCCACGGAGCTGTGGCAGGAATCAGGACGCTGGGAGCATTATGGAAAGGAACTTTTGAGATTTCGCGATCGTCATGATCATGAATACTGCCTCGGACCTACTCATGAAGAAGTAATCACTTCTCTGGTACGCAACGATATAAAAACCTATCGTCAGTTGCCGCGCAATCTTTATCAGATTCAAACAAAATTCCGTGATGAAGTCCGTCCTCGCTTTGGTGTGATGCGTTGCCGCGAGTTCGGGATGAAAGATGCTTACAGTTTTGATGTTGATGAAGAAGGCGCGGAAAAAAGTTACGATAAAATGTTTGTAGCTTATAACAATATTTTCCGTCGTTGCGGTTTAAAATTCCGTCCCGTGGAAGCAGATTCCGGCAGCATCGGAGGAAAATATTCGCATGAGTTTATGGTGATGGCCGAATCCGGTGAAGATGCAATGGTATTTTGCGAAAAATGTTCATACGCCGCCAATCTGGAAAAGGCCGAAGTACCCTGTCCGGAGAAAAAAGAAATATACGAAGATGACTGGCTTTCTCTGGAGGAAGTTAATACCCCGAATGTGCGCACGATAGAAGAGGTTAGCGATTTTTTAAATGTGAAGCCTCAGGATATTGTGAAGACTTTGATTTTCAATGCCGATGGCCAACAGTACGCTGTGCTTATCCGTGGTGATCATGAAGTCAACGAAATAAAAGTGAAGAATTATATAGGCGCAAACGAGGTGGAGCTTGCCTCCGATGAAATTATCATGAAAGCTACCGGTGCGCCGAGAGGATTTGCCGGGCCGGTCAATATTAAAATACCGGTGCTTCTGGATTATTCCGTAATCGATATGGTCAATTTTGTCACCGGCGCCAATAAAGAAGATTACCACTATAGGAATGTCAATATTGGCAGGGACTTTCAGGTTCAGGCTTTTGCCGATTTCCGGGTTGTTACCGAACAGGATAAATGTCCACGCTGCGGCGGTGATATTAAATTTGCGCGCGGCATTGAAGTAGGCCACGTCTTTAAACTGGGAACAAAATACAGCAAAGCTATGAAAGCCGGATTCCTTGATAAAGACGGTCAGGAAAAAATTATGATAATGGGCTGTTACGGGATCGGGATCGGACGAACAGTGGCTGCCGGTATCGAGCAAAATCACGATGAAAACGGAATTATCTGGCCGATGCCATTGGCTCCATATCAGGTAATTATCACGCCCGTAAATGTTAACGAAGAAGATGTAATGGAAGCCGCGGGAAATCTTTATAAATCCATGCTTGCCGGGAACATTGAAGTTATTTTCGATGATCGTGACGAAAGAGCGGGTGTGAAGTTTAAGGATGCCGACTTGATCGGAATTCCGCTGAGAGTTGTTGTCGGCCGGAAAAATCTGGCTCAGGGAAACGTTGAATTGAAAATAAGAAAGACCGGCGAAAACAAATTATATCCGCTTCAGGAGATAGTGCAACAAGTGAAGCAGATTATAGCTCAGGAATTACAATATTCTGAATAA
- a CDS encoding aspartate aminotransferase, whose amino-acid sequence MRLSSRVAKIKPSETLAITAKANALRAQGRDVIGFAAGEPDFDTPANIKNAAIKAIDAGFTKYTPVGGTDELKDAIAAKLKRDNDLEYKRSQIVVSCGAKHTLYNLAQVLFDPGDEVIIPAPYWVSYPDIIVLAEGRPVIIHTKEKDGFKMTPEQLKAAINKNTRAVIINSPSNPTGAAYSQEELKAIAAVLLDKDILVISDDIYEKIFYADFPFMNIAACEPKLKDRTIVVNGVSKTYAMTGWRIGYAAGPEEIVAAVNKIQSQNTSNPTSIAQKAAVEALSGDQTIVDQMVSEFRKRKDYIVHALEQIPEVKCFSPEGAFYVFPNVSGIYGRSYKGRKITNSTELIDYLLDEANVAAVPGVAFGSDDHIRLSYATSLKNIEEGIKRINVAVSKLE is encoded by the coding sequence GTGCGATTATCGTCCAGGGTAGCGAAAATTAAACCATCGGAAACTTTAGCCATTACTGCAAAAGCCAATGCTCTCAGAGCGCAGGGGAGAGACGTGATCGGCTTTGCGGCGGGTGAACCGGATTTTGATACACCGGCTAATATTAAGAATGCGGCAATTAAAGCCATTGACGCAGGTTTTACCAAATACACTCCGGTCGGAGGCACTGATGAACTTAAAGACGCTATTGCGGCGAAGTTAAAACGTGATAATGACTTGGAATATAAACGTTCGCAAATTGTTGTTTCCTGCGGAGCAAAACATACATTATATAATTTGGCGCAGGTTCTTTTTGATCCCGGTGACGAAGTCATTATTCCTGCTCCGTACTGGGTTTCTTATCCCGATATCATAGTTCTGGCCGAAGGCCGGCCGGTAATTATTCATACGAAGGAAAAAGACGGCTTTAAAATGACGCCGGAACAGTTAAAGGCTGCCATAAACAAAAATACCCGTGCGGTGATTATTAACAGTCCTTCCAATCCTACCGGAGCGGCTTATTCACAGGAAGAATTAAAAGCCATTGCTGCAGTTTTGCTGGACAAGGATATATTGGTTATTTCGGATGATATTTACGAAAAAATCTTTTACGCTGACTTTCCTTTTATGAATATAGCTGCCTGTGAACCAAAGTTAAAGGACAGGACAATAGTAGTTAATGGCGTGTCCAAAACTTATGCTATGACCGGTTGGCGCATTGGTTACGCTGCCGGACCGGAAGAGATAGTGGCGGCAGTAAATAAGATTCAAAGCCAAAACACTTCCAATCCGACGTCCATTGCTCAGAAAGCCGCCGTGGAAGCACTTTCCGGAGATCAAACTATTGTCGATCAAATGGTGAGCGAATTCCGGAAGCGAAAAGATTATATAGTCCATGCGCTCGAACAAATTCCAGAAGTAAAATGTTTTTCTCCTGAAGGAGCATTTTATGTCTTTCCAAATGTCTCCGGCATTTATGGACGCTCTTACAAAGGAAGAAAAATAACAAATTCCACGGAATTAATTGATTACTTGCTTGACGAAGCAAACGTGGCCGCTGTTCCCGGAGTGGCATTTGGCAGTGATGACCACATACGTTTATCTTATGCCACTTCCTTGAAAAATATTGAAGAAGGTATAAAACGAATTAATGTTGCTGTTTCTAAACTAGAATAG
- the rsmD gene encoding 16S rRNA (guanine(966)-N(2))-methyltransferase RsmD, which yields MRITGGEARGRTLSFPSRSKERPTSDFLREALFNLLGTLQGKTFLDLFAGSGSVGLEAASRGAQDVCFVEKNKNLVEIIKKNIQTCALDSNYRIIDKDIEFGLNDLFRKKCGFDIIFADPPYNRDLTGVTLKALSKHNVLNKDGILVIQHSIKENFSEPGKDTIYQIDQRKYGENALTFLKMERK from the coding sequence ATGAGAATTACAGGAGGCGAGGCTAGGGGGAGAACATTGAGTTTCCCTTCAAGATCAAAGGAAAGGCCTACTTCTGATTTTCTCAGAGAAGCTCTTTTTAATTTGTTGGGTACTTTGCAGGGGAAAACATTTCTTGATCTTTTCGCCGGATCGGGAAGCGTTGGTTTGGAAGCTGCCAGTCGCGGAGCTCAGGATGTTTGTTTTGTAGAAAAGAATAAAAATCTTGTTGAAATTATTAAAAAAAATATCCAAACATGCGCTCTGGATAGTAACTACCGGATAATTGACAAGGATATCGAATTCGGTCTGAATGATCTTTTTAGAAAAAAATGTGGATTTGATATCATCTTTGCCGATCCACCCTATAACCGGGATTTAACCGGCGTAACGCTGAAGGCTTTAAGCAAACATAATGTTCTCAATAAGGATGGAATATTAGTAATTCAACATTCGATAAAAGAAAATTTCAGTGAGCCGGGGAAGGATACTATCTATCAAATAGATCAACGAAAATATGGCGAAAATGCCTTAACTTTTTTAAAAATGGAGAGGAAATGA